The DNA sequence ACCGCCACACCCGCCGGAGCAGCCCGGCGAGCGTCGAACGGCCCGGTATACGCGAAGAGCGCGACCGCTGCTCCTCGCCCCCTTCGGGGTGGGGAGAGCGGTCGCGCTCCGAAAGCTGTGCGTCGGTGTCCATCGGTCCGAGAGCCTATCCGGCCGGACCCGGACGCCGGGCGGAAGCTCAGTTGTCGCGCTTCTCCTTGATCTTCGCGGCCTTGCCGCGGAGCTCACGGAGGTAGTACAGCTTGGCGCGACGGACGTCACCGCGGGTCACGAGCTCGATCTTCTCGAAGATCGGGCTGTGGACCGGGAAGGTGCGCTCGACGCCGACCGAGAAGGAGACCTTGCGGACGGTGAAGGTCTCGCTGATGCCCGCGCCCTGGCGGCGGATGACGACACCCTTGAACTGCTGGATGCGGGAGCGGTTGCCCTCGATGACGCGGACGTGGACGTTCACGGTGTCACCGGGACGGAAGGCCGGGACGTCGGTGCGCAGCGACGCGGCGTTGACGTTGTCGAGCAGGGAGGACATGAGTCGTCTCTTCCTCGCCGATGCCACAGGTCATCGGCGGAATTTGTGCGGAAAGTAGGAGTGCCGTACTGCCCCCGGCGAACGTCGTTCCCCCTGTGGCAGGGGCGCGCGCCGGACGCAAGGCAACGGCTTATTCTTCCACGTCGGGGGCCACTCGCCCAAATCGGCCATCGGGGCCCGGGGCCCAGCCGAGGATGGAGAGCATCTCGCGGTCCTTCTTGTCGAAGGACGCGGGGTCGGCGCGCTCGATGAGGTCCGGCCGGTTGACGTCGGTGCGGCGGAACGCCTCGTCGCGGCGCCAGCGGGCGATCTTCCCGTGGTGGCCGCTGAGCAGCACGTCGGGGATGCCCCGGCCGCGCCACTCCGGCGGCTTGGTGTAGACCGGGCCCTCCAGCAGGTCGGCCATGGCGCCGGGGGCGAAGGAGTCGTCGCGGTGCGACTCGGCGTTGCCGAGGACGCCGGGCAGCAGCCGGGCGATGGCCTCGACCATGACGAGCACCGGGGCCTCGCCGCCGGCCAGCACGTAGTCGCCGATCGAGACCTCGCGGACGTCGAACCGCTCGCCGTACTCCTCGATCACCCGGCGGTCGATGCCCTCGTAGCGGGCGGGGGTGAAGACCAGCCAGGGCTTGGCCGACAGCTCGACGGCCAGTTCCTGGGTGAAGGGCCGGCCGCTGGGCGTGGGGACGACGATCGTCGGCGCCTCGTCACCGGAGCCGGAGTCGGAGCCGGAGCCCGGGCCCGAGCCGATGACGGAGTCCAGCGCCTCACCCCACGGCTCGGGCTTCATCACCATGCCGGGGCCGCCGCCGTACGGGGTGTCGTCGACGGTGTTGTGCTTGTCGTGCGTCCATTCCCGCAGGTCGTGGATGCGGACGTCGAGCTGCCCACGGGCGCGGGCCTTGCCGACGAGCGAGACGTTCAGCGGTTCGAGGTACTCGGGGAAGATCGTGACGACGTCCAGGCGCATCAGCGGTCACCCTCGTCGCTGCTCTTGTCACCGGACTCACCGGACTCACCGGACTCTTCGCCGGACTCGTCCCGGCTGCCGGCGATCACGGCCCGCTCCGCGTCGAGCAGCCCGGGCGGCGGATCGACGACGGCGCGCTGCGCCTCCAGGTCGATCTCGGTGACGATCTCCTCGACGAAGGGGATCATCACCTCGCTCCCGTCGGGGCGTTCGACGATGAAGAGGTCCTGCGACGGCAGGTGGGCGATCTCGGTGATCCGGCCGACCTCGGTGCCGTCGACGGTGACGACGTCCAGGTCCACCAGCTGGTGGTCGTAGAACTCGTCGGGGTCCTCGGGAGTCTCGTCCGGGTCGACGTCGGCGATCAGGAGGGTGTTGCGGAGCGCCTCGGCGGCCGTCCGGTCGGGGACGCCGGCGAACCGCAGCAGCAGCCGGCCGCTGTGCACCCGGCCGCTCTCGACGGTGAGCGGTCCCACGCCGGCGGGGTCGGTGACCAGTACGGCGCCCGGGCCGAGCCTGAGTTCGGGCTCGTCCGTCCGCACCTCGACGGTGACCTCACCCTTGATGCCATGGGCGCGGCCGATCCTGCCCACTACGAGCTGCACGATTCCGTTCCTTCTCCACGATCCTGGGGCGCCCCGAAACGCCCCTCCCACACGGCAACGGGCCGGGAAGGGGATCCCTTCCCGGCCCGTGCCGATGCCTGCCGCCCGTTCAGCGAACCTGGTCCACGTCGACGAGGTCGACGCGGATGCCCCGGCCGCCAATGGCGCCCACGACGGTCCGCAGCGCTCGGGCGGTACGGCCGTTGCGGCCGATCACCTTGCCGAGGTCGTCCGGGTGGACCCGGACTTCCAGCACGCGCCCGCGGCGCAGGGTGCGTGACGCCACCTGCACCTCGTCGGGGTTGTCGACGATGCCCTTGACCAGATGCTCAAGGGCCTCCTCCAGCATGCTCAGGCCTCGGTCGACTCGGCGGACTCGGCGGCGTTGGCAGCCTCGTCCTTCTTCTCCGACTTCTTGGCCTTCGGGGTGATGGCCTCACCCTTCGCCTCGTTGGCCTCGAAGGCCTTGGTGAACTCGTCGAACGCGGCGCGCTTGTCCTTGGGCTCGGCCACGAGCATCGGAGCCGGGGCCGGGAGGCCCTTGAACTTCTGCCAGTCGCCGGTGACCTTGAGGATGGCCATGACGGGCTCGGTCGGCTGCGCGCCGACACCCAGCCAGTACTGGACGCGCTCGGAGTTCACCTCGATGCGCGAGGGGTTCTGCACCGGGTGGTACAGGCCGATCTCCTCGATGGCCCGGCCGTCACGGCGGGTACGGGAGTCGGCGACGACGATGCGGTAGTGAGGCGAACGGATCTTGCCCAGACGCTTCAGCTTGATCTTGACTGCCACTGGAGTGGTGTCTCCTGGTCTTGACGTGGTGGGCACAACAAGATGCCACGTGGGGTTGCGGTACTCGGAGTGCCCGATGGACGCGTCAGCCGGAGGAGAGAGGGGTCCTGTACGACTGTCGAGTACAGCCCCCCATTGTGCCATACGCGCCCGGGCGCACGAACATCACCCGATCCCGGCCGACCGCCGCCGGCCGGGACCTCGCGTCACCCCACGGACATCGCCTCGGGGATGCGGAACGGCTGGCCACAGCCCCCGCACATGATCGGCGCCTGGGCGAGCACGGACGGCACCACACGGACGTTCCGCCCGCAGTCGCACACGGCCTTGACCCGCACGCCGCCGCCCGACGAACCGTGCCGGGCGGCGGGTCCGCGGAAGGTGCGCGAGGTGTCGGCCGCGGTGGCCATCGTGTGCGCCTTGAGGGCGCGCTGCAGTCTGTCGATGGTGGCGCGGTAGCGGCGGCGCGCCTCCGGGTTGAGCACGACCAGGGAGAAGCCGCTGCTGGGATGCGGCTCGTCACTGTGGTCGAGGCCCAGCTCCTCGGCGATCGCCAGGAACCGGCGGTTGTGGTAGCGGCCGGCGCGTGAGGTGTCCCGGACACCGCGGGCGGCCGCGATGCCGTGCACTGCCTCGTGCAGCAGCCTTTCGAAGGAGAGCTCGGCGCCGCACGCGGACGACGACTCCCCGATCAAGGATTCGGGCGCGGCGAGATCCGGCAGCTCGGGGTGGAACCGCTGAATGTCGGCCCACGCCTGCGCCAGTTCTGCGGCGAGAACAGGTGGTGTCGTGCTCACGTCGTGACAACGAGTCGGGACCGCCCGGTGTTCCGATACCGGGCCATCCCAAATAATTTGCACGTACCAGTCAGTATCCCTGCGATACCGGGGCACCCGCCGCGACGAGGGCGGGTGCCCCGATCTGCACAGAAGTACGGAGAAGCAGCAGAAGTACGCGCACCTGTTCGCAAGCCGGGGCGAAACTGACGCACGAGTCAGTTCCGCCCCGGCCGGGGTTCACACAGCGCCCGCGCCTCAGTAGGCCCGCGCGACGATCGCCAGCGCGCCCGGGGCGTCGTCCGTCTCCGGCACCCCGCCGTCCTCGGTCACCAGGCAGCGCACGGTCACCGCCTGCTCGGCCAGCTTGGCCTCGCCCTCGGCGCCCAGCACCGACCACGGGATCCGCGCCCAGCCGCCGGCGACGGCGGCCTCGGCCGCCTCCTCGATGGTGGACACGTCCGACGTCCGCTCCTCGCGGCGCTCACGGGACTGGCTCAGCAGCAGCGCCTGGTCCTCCTCCAGGACCTTGGGCAGCAGCGCGGTCAGCTCGTCGATCCGCACCGGCTCCTTGCCACCCGGGATGCGGCGGGCCAGCATCGCGGTGCCGTTCTCCAGGTCGCGCGGGCCGATCTCGATCCGGACCGGAACGCCCTTGAGCTCCCAGTCCACGGCGCGGCGGCCGAACGGGGTATCCGTGCGGTCGTCGACCTGGACGCGGACGCCCGCGGCCTTCAGCTGGTCGCCGATCTCGCGGACCTTGGCGATGACGGCGTCGTCGCCCTTGATCGCGAGGACCACGGCCTGCACCGGCGCCAGGCGCGGCGGGACGCGCAGGCCGCTGTCGTCGCCGTGCGACATGATCAGGCCGCCGACCATGCGGGTCGAGACGCCCCACGAGGTCTGCCAGACCAGCTCCTGCTGCCCGTCCTTGGACAGGTACGAGGTGTTGAACGCCTTGGCGAAGTTCTGGCCGAGCTCGTGGCTGGTGCCCATCTGGAGGGCCTTGCCGTCGCGCATCATGCCTTCGAGCGTGAGGGTGTTGATCGCGCCCGCGAAGCGCTCCTTGGGCGTCTTGCGGCCGAGGACCACGTCGATGCCCAGGACGTTGACCATGAAGTCGTAGTACACGTCCCGGTGGATGCGCGCCGCGTAGTCGCGCGCGTCCTCGTACGTCGCGTGCGCCGTGTGGCCCTCCTGCCAGAGGAACTCGCTGGTGCGCAGGAAGACGCGGGGGCGCATCTCCCAACGGACCACGTTGGCCCACTGGTTGATCAGCAGGGGCAGGTCGCGGTAGCTCTGCACCCACTTGGAGAAGTACTCGTTGATGATCGTCTCGGAGGTCGGCCGGACGACGATCGGCTCCTCCAGCTCCTTGCCGCCGCCGTGCGTGACGACCGCCAGCTCGGGGGCGAAGCCCTCCACGTGCTCGGCCTCGCGCGTGAGGTACGACTGCGGGATGAACAGCGGGAAGTACGCGTTGGAGGCGCCCGCGTCCTTGATCCGGGCGTCCATCTCCTGCTGCATGCGCTCCCACAGCCCGTAGCCGTACGGGCGGATGACCATGGTGCCGCGCACCGGGCCGTTGTCGGCCAGTTCGGCCTTGTTGATCAGGTCCTGGTACCAGCGCGGGAAGTCTTCCGCCTGCGGAGTGAGAATGGGAGCCTTTGCCATGGTGCGAATGGTACGGGCCCGGTCGGGCCGAGTGTGAATCCGTCCGCCCGCAACCCCGCGTTGTCGGCCCGTTCAGGGTTTGCGGCTGGGTATTCATCTCATGCGGTCCGGCGCGGCACATGCCATCTTGGGCGGTGGGGGAACTTCTCGCCGTACCCCCTGGACTCCCGGGCGGAAGCGGGGTTCCCTGGCTTGGGGGGCGGTTCGGGGAACCGCGTGCACGACAGCACATGGGGGGCGGCACTTCGGTCAGGAAACCGAATTCGGCGGATTGGGGCGCATGCGATGACACCAACGCTCGTGCGACGGCACCGGCCGTCCCCGTCGCCGCCCCGGTCGCGGGTCCGCGACTGGGCGGAAATCCAGGAACGCATGCTCGTGCCGCTGTACGAAGCGGTCTACGAGCGGCTGGAAGTCGATGACGGGACCCGGTTGCTGAGCCTGGGCTGCGGATCGGGACTGGCCTTGCTGATGGCGGCCTCCCGCGGAGCCACCGTCAGCGGCATCGACACGGACGAACGCCGGCTCGACCTCGCCCGGGAGCGGCTGGCGGCCCACCCGTCCGGCGGGCCGGTCCGGCTGGGACACGGCGACGTGGACGGCGTCGCGGATCCCGCGGACCCCCCGTTCACCCTCGTCACCGCCTTCGACCCGCTCTACTGCGCGGGCGGCGGCGCCCGGGAGATGGCGGAGGCACTGCGGCAGGCCGCCGCGCGGTCCCGGCGCGGCGCGCCGGTCGTGCTGGCCGGCTGGGGCCCGCCGGAGCGCTGCGCGGCCTCCGGCGCGCTGCGGGTCGCGGCCCGGCTGGCCGACCCGATGGCCACCGCGGCGCACTGGCGGCCGAGCGGCCGGGACGACCTGGAGGACCTGGCCCGGATGGCCGGGCTGCGGCCGGACGGCTCGGGGCGCGTCTCCTGCCCGTACGGCTACGCGGATCTGGCGAGCGCGGTCCGCGGGCTGCTCTCGACGGGCGCCTTCGACGCGGCCACCCGGACCACCGACCAGGAGCAGGTGTCGAAGGAACTCACCGAGGCCGTCCACCCGTATCTGCGCGGGGACGGCACGGTGTGGATGCCGAATGTGTTCCGCTATCTCATCGCACGCGTGTAGCGACGGCGGGGTGGCCGAGGGCAGAGGAAAGCCCCCGGCCGCCGGCCGGGGGCTGGTTCGGACTCAGGCGGCGCGCCTCAGCCCATGAACTTCCTCAGCCCATGAACTTCTTGAATTCGTCGGGGAGTTCGAAGTTCTTGGCGTCCTGGCCGGCGGGCAGGCCCAGCGGGTTGGCCGCGGCCTGTTCCCGGCGCGCGGCGGCGGCCTGCTCCTCCGCCTTGCGCTTCATCGGGTTGCCGCTCTGCCGCTTGCCCTTGCCCTGCTTCTGCTGCTTCTTCTTCTTGCCGGCGCCGCCGCCCATCCCGGGGATCCCCGGCATGCCCGGCATACCGCCGCCCTGCGCCATGCGCGACATCATCTTGCGGGCTTCGAAGAAGCGCTCGACCAGGTTCTTGACCGCGCTGACGTCCACGCCCGAACCCTTGGCGATCCGCGCCCGGCGCGAACCGTTGATGATCGTCGGGTCCTGGCGCTCGGCCGGCGTCATCGACTTGATGATCGCGGCGGTGCGGTCGACGTCACGCTCGTCGAGGTTGTTGATCTGGTCCTTGATCTGCCCCATGCCGGGCAGCATCCCGAGCAGCTTGGAGATGGAGCCCATCTTCCGGACCTGCTCCATCTGGGCCAGGAAGTCGTCGAGCGTGAACTCCTTGGGGCCCTTCGCCAGCTTGGCCGCCATCTTCTCGGCCTCGGCCTGGCTGAAGGTCTGCTCGGCCTTCTCGATCAGGGTGAGCATGTCGCCCATGTCGAGGATGCGGGACGCCATGCGGTCCGGGTGGAAGGCGTCGAAGTCGTCCAGCTTCTCGCCGTTGGAGGCGAACATGATCTGCTTGCCGGTGACGTGCGCGATGGAGAGCGCGGCACCACCGCGGGCGTCGCCGTCCAGCTTGGACAGCACGACGCCGTCGAAGCCGACGCCGTCCCGGAACGCCTCCGCCGTGTTGACGGCGTCCTGGCCGATCATCGCGTCGACGACGAACAGCGTCTCGTCCGGGTTCACCGCGTCGCGGATGTCCGCGGCCTGCTGCATCATCTCGGCGTCGATGCCGAGGCGGCCGGCGGTGTCCACGATGACGATGTCGTGGACCTTGGACTTCGCGTACTCGATCGAGTCCTTGGCCACCTGCACCGGGTCGCCCACACCGTTGCCCGGCTGCGGCGCGTAGACGGCCACCCCGGCGCGCTCGGCGACGACGCTGAGCTGGTTGACGGCGTTGGGGCGCTGGAGGTCACACGCGACCAGCAGCGGGCTGTGGCCCTGGCCCTTCAGCCAGAGGCCGAGCTTGCCGGCGAGGGTCGTCTTACCGGCACCCTGGAGACCCGCGAGCATGATCACGGTCGGGGCGGTCTTGGCGAAGCGGAGGCGGCGGGTCTCGCCGCCGAGGATCCCGACCAGCTCGTCGTTGACGATCTTGACGACCTGCTGGGCCGGGTTGAGGGCCTTGGAGACCTCTTCGCCGGTGGCGCGCTCCTTGACCTGCTTGATGAAGGCCCGGACGACCGGGAGGGCGACGTCCGCTTCCAGCAGGGCGATGCGGATCTCGCGAGCGGTGGCGTCGATGTCCGCCTCGGAGAGCCGACCCTTGCCGCGCAGGGATTTGAACGTCGCTGAGAGGCGATCGGAGAGGGTATCGAACACGGCGCTCGTCGGTCCTCGGGGTCGGGGGCGGTGGAATCGCCCTCCAGGGTATCCGCACCTTCGGTGGGGGTGGCCCCGGTCCCGCCCTTTCACCGTTTCTGCGGGGCGGCCCCCGCACCCCCGGACGGGCTGGATTCAGCCCGTCCGGCGTTTGAGGACGAGCGGCGAAGCCGCGACAAGCGGGGTCTGGGGCGCAGCCCCAGGAAACGGCGAAGGGGCGGGTCTGGGGCACAGCCCGCCGCAGGCGCTACCGCAACGCCCGCTCCACCGCCTCAGCCACAACCCCCGCCCCCCGCAGCGGAACCCCATCCACCCCCGTCACATAAAACGCATCCACCACACTCGCCCCCAACGTCGACACATGCGCACTCCGCACCCACACCCCCGCCCCCTCCAACGCCCGCCCGATCCGGTACAGCAGCCCGGGAGCGTCCTCGGCCCGCACCTCCAGGACGGTCGCGTCATGGGAGCCGCCGTCGCAGACGGAGACCGAAGGCGCGGCCGGCGGCAGCCCACGCCGACGCCCCGCGTAAGCCGCCTCGCGCTCGGCCAGCCGCCCCACGACGTCCAGCGACCCGTCCAACGCCCGCACAAGATCGTCCCGCAACCGCGCCCCCGACGGCGGATCGCCGTACTCCGCCGCCACCCGCCACCGAAGCAGCAGGACGCCGGCGACCGACCGCAGGTCCGCGGCCCGCACGGTGAGCCGCCGCAGCGCGAGCACGCCCGCGGCGGCGGCCAGCACGCCGGGCTGGTCGGGGACGGCCATCAGCAGCTCCACCCCGTCGTCCCCGGCGGACAGCTCCACCGCCGGTGAGCCGGAACTCCGCGCCTGCGTCACGAGGCGTTCCTCGTCGGCGGAGGGCGGCGAAGGCTCCGCGCGCCCCACGGCCCACTCCCCCGCCAGCACCGCCGCCGCCCGCCGCACCAGGCCGGAAACCAGCGACGCCCGCCAGGAGTTCCACGCCGCCGGCCCGGTCGCGAGCGCGTCCGCCTCCGTCAGGGCGTGCAGCAGATCCAGCGTCGGAGCGTCCGGAACCGCCTCCGTCACCACCCGCACCGTCGCCGGATCGTCGAGGTCCCGCCGGGTCGCGGTCTCGACGAGCAGCAGGTGGTGCCGGACGAGGACGGCGAGGGTGGCCGCGTCCTCGGGGCCGAACCCCAGCCGGGGCGCGACCTCGCGGGCGACGGCCTCACCCGTCACGGAGTGATCACCGGGCAGCCCCTTCCCCAGGTCGTGCAGGAGTGCCGCGACGAGAAGCAGATCCGGGCGGTCGACCCGCCGGGTGAGGGCGGCGGCCCGGACGCACGTCTCGATCAGGTGCCGGTCGACGGTCCACCGGTGGACGGGGTTGCGCTGCGGCCGGCAGCGGACGCGTTCCCACTCCGGCAGCAGCCGGGACATGACGCCCTCCGCCTCCAGCG is a window from the Streptomyces mobaraensis genome containing:
- the rplS gene encoding 50S ribosomal protein L19, translating into MSSLLDNVNAASLRTDVPAFRPGDTVNVHVRVIEGNRSRIQQFKGVVIRRQGAGISETFTVRKVSFSVGVERTFPVHSPIFEKIELVTRGDVRRAKLYYLRELRGKAAKIKEKRDN
- the trmD gene encoding tRNA (guanosine(37)-N1)-methyltransferase TrmD, which gives rise to MRLDVVTIFPEYLEPLNVSLVGKARARGQLDVRIHDLREWTHDKHNTVDDTPYGGGPGMVMKPEPWGEALDSVIGSGPGSGSDSGSGDEAPTIVVPTPSGRPFTQELAVELSAKPWLVFTPARYEGIDRRVIEEYGERFDVREVSIGDYVLAGGEAPVLVMVEAIARLLPGVLGNAESHRDDSFAPGAMADLLEGPVYTKPPEWRGRGIPDVLLSGHHGKIARWRRDEAFRRTDVNRPDLIERADPASFDKKDREMLSILGWAPGPDGRFGRVAPDVEE
- the rimM gene encoding ribosome maturation factor RimM (Essential for efficient processing of 16S rRNA), with product MQLVVGRIGRAHGIKGEVTVEVRTDEPELRLGPGAVLVTDPAGVGPLTVESGRVHSGRLLLRFAGVPDRTAAEALRNTLLIADVDPDETPEDPDEFYDHQLVDLDVVTVDGTEVGRITEIAHLPSQDLFIVERPDGSEVMIPFVEEIVTEIDLEAQRAVVDPPPGLLDAERAVIAGSRDESGEESGESGESGDKSSDEGDR
- a CDS encoding RNA-binding protein, whose amino-acid sequence is MLEEALEHLVKGIVDNPDEVQVASRTLRRGRVLEVRVHPDDLGKVIGRNGRTARALRTVVGAIGGRGIRVDLVDVDQVR
- the rpsP gene encoding 30S ribosomal protein S16 yields the protein MAVKIKLKRLGKIRSPHYRIVVADSRTRRDGRAIEEIGLYHPVQNPSRIEVNSERVQYWLGVGAQPTEPVMAILKVTGDWQKFKGLPAPAPMLVAEPKDKRAAFDEFTKAFEANEAKGEAITPKAKKSEKKDEAANAAESAESTEA
- the proS gene encoding proline--tRNA ligase, whose amino-acid sequence is MAKAPILTPQAEDFPRWYQDLINKAELADNGPVRGTMVIRPYGYGLWERMQQEMDARIKDAGASNAYFPLFIPQSYLTREAEHVEGFAPELAVVTHGGGKELEEPIVVRPTSETIINEYFSKWVQSYRDLPLLINQWANVVRWEMRPRVFLRTSEFLWQEGHTAHATYEDARDYAARIHRDVYYDFMVNVLGIDVVLGRKTPKERFAGAINTLTLEGMMRDGKALQMGTSHELGQNFAKAFNTSYLSKDGQQELVWQTSWGVSTRMVGGLIMSHGDDSGLRVPPRLAPVQAVVLAIKGDDAVIAKVREIGDQLKAAGVRVQVDDRTDTPFGRRAVDWELKGVPVRIEIGPRDLENGTAMLARRIPGGKEPVRIDELTALLPKVLEEDQALLLSQSRERREERTSDVSTIEEAAEAAVAGGWARIPWSVLGAEGEAKLAEQAVTVRCLVTEDGGVPETDDAPGALAIVARAY
- a CDS encoding class I SAM-dependent methyltransferase, translating into MTPTLVRRHRPSPSPPRSRVRDWAEIQERMLVPLYEAVYERLEVDDGTRLLSLGCGSGLALLMAASRGATVSGIDTDERRLDLARERLAAHPSGGPVRLGHGDVDGVADPADPPFTLVTAFDPLYCAGGGAREMAEALRQAAARSRRGAPVVLAGWGPPERCAASGALRVAARLADPMATAAHWRPSGRDDLEDLARMAGLRPDGSGRVSCPYGYADLASAVRGLLSTGAFDAATRTTDQEQVSKELTEAVHPYLRGDGTVWMPNVFRYLIARV
- the ffh gene encoding signal recognition particle protein, which translates into the protein MFDTLSDRLSATFKSLRGKGRLSEADIDATAREIRIALLEADVALPVVRAFIKQVKERATGEEVSKALNPAQQVVKIVNDELVGILGGETRRLRFAKTAPTVIMLAGLQGAGKTTLAGKLGLWLKGQGHSPLLVACDLQRPNAVNQLSVVAERAGVAVYAPQPGNGVGDPVQVAKDSIEYAKSKVHDIVIVDTAGRLGIDAEMMQQAADIRDAVNPDETLFVVDAMIGQDAVNTAEAFRDGVGFDGVVLSKLDGDARGGAALSIAHVTGKQIMFASNGEKLDDFDAFHPDRMASRILDMGDMLTLIEKAEQTFSQAEAEKMAAKLAKGPKEFTLDDFLAQMEQVRKMGSISKLLGMLPGMGQIKDQINNLDERDVDRTAAIIKSMTPAERQDPTIINGSRRARIAKGSGVDVSAVKNLVERFFEARKMMSRMAQGGGMPGMPGIPGMGGGAGKKKKQQKQGKGKRQSGNPMKRKAEEQAAAARREQAAANPLGLPAGQDAKNFELPDEFKKFMG